In the Acidovorax sp. A79 genome, one interval contains:
- a CDS encoding glycerophosphodiester phosphodiesterase, giving the protein MHIPGAKLGALALLATLAACGGNDDNPYPTLNGDKPLVIGHRGAAGYLPDHTLEGYKRAIDMGADFIEPDLVATKDGVLVARHEPNITGTTDVSTRAEFAGRKTKKMVDGVEEEGWFVSDFTLAEIKTLRAVQPLSDRDQSHNGKYQIPTLEEVLDLAKNEGAKAGRTVGVYPETKHPTFHAKLGLPLEDRLLATLAKYGYTAKSSPVIVQSFEVSNLKYLRTKTQIRLVQLVDANDVNPDGSMDLTAPYDKPYDFAVAGDARTFASLLTPAGLKEVKTYADGIGPWKPYLIPSKQVDANKDGKADDLNGDGKIDERDRVMMAPTDVVKNAHAAGLMVHPYTFRSEAKRLASDFKGDPKAEYKLFYNLGVDGVFSDFPDTAKAARDN; this is encoded by the coding sequence ATGCACATTCCTGGTGCGAAGTTGGGTGCGCTGGCCTTGCTGGCCACGCTGGCGGCCTGCGGCGGCAACGATGACAACCCCTATCCCACGCTGAATGGCGACAAGCCGCTCGTGATCGGCCACCGGGGGGCCGCCGGTTACCTGCCCGACCACACGCTCGAGGGCTACAAGCGGGCCATCGACATGGGCGCCGACTTCATCGAACCCGACCTGGTGGCCACCAAGGACGGCGTGCTGGTGGCGCGCCACGAACCCAACATCACCGGCACCACCGATGTGTCCACCCGCGCCGAGTTCGCGGGCCGCAAGACCAAGAAGATGGTGGACGGCGTGGAGGAAGAGGGCTGGTTCGTGTCGGATTTCACCCTGGCCGAGATCAAGACCCTGCGCGCCGTCCAGCCCCTGTCGGACCGCGACCAGTCGCACAACGGCAAGTACCAGATCCCCACCCTGGAAGAAGTGCTGGACCTCGCCAAGAACGAAGGCGCCAAGGCCGGCCGCACCGTGGGCGTGTACCCCGAGACCAAGCACCCCACCTTCCATGCCAAGCTGGGCCTGCCGCTGGAAGACCGCCTGCTCGCCACGCTGGCCAAGTACGGCTACACCGCCAAGAGCTCGCCGGTCATCGTGCAGTCGTTCGAGGTGTCCAACCTCAAGTACCTGCGCACCAAGACGCAGATCCGCCTGGTGCAGCTGGTGGACGCGAACGACGTGAACCCCGACGGCAGCATGGACCTGACCGCCCCCTACGACAAGCCCTACGACTTTGCGGTGGCCGGCGACGCGCGCACCTTCGCCAGCCTGCTCACCCCCGCGGGCCTCAAGGAGGTCAAGACCTATGCCGACGGCATCGGCCCCTGGAAGCCGTACCTCATCCCCTCCAAGCAGGTGGACGCCAACAAGGACGGCAAGGCCGATGACCTCAATGGCGACGGCAAGATCGACGAACGCGACCGCGTGATGATGGCGCCCACCGATGTGGTGAAGAATGCCCACGCCGCGGGCCTGATGGTGCACCCCTACACCTTCCGCAGCGAGGCCAAGCGCCTGGCCTCGGACTTCAAGGGCGACCCCAAGGCCGAGTACAAGCTGTTCTACAACCTGGGTGTGGACGGCGTGTTCAGCGACTTCCCGGACACCGCCAAGGCGGCGCGGGACAACTGA
- the gdhA gene encoding NADP-specific glutamate dehydrogenase yields MKYESAGSFLSHVAHRNPGQPEFLQAVTEVMESLWPFIAQHPRYAEHGLLERLVEPERIVMFRVSWVDDHGTVQVNRGYRIQHSMAIGPYKGGLRFHPSVNLSVLKFLAFEQTFKNALTTLPMGGGKGGSDFDPKGKSSGEVMRFCQAFVSELFRHVGADTDVPAGDIGVGGREVGFMAGMMKKLSNRADCVFTGKGLSFGGSLIRPEATGYGTVYFAQEMLKSRGRSLDGMRVSVSGSGNVAQYAVEKALQLGAKVVTVSDSSGTIVDEDGFTPQKLAELMEVKNHLYGRVSDYAARTGSRFEAGVRPWHVPVDVALPCATQNELDAQDAATLIRNGVVCVAEGANMPSTIDAAKAFEAAGVLYAPGKASNAGGVATSGLEMSQNAARLSWPREEVDARLLQIMQGIHAACLHYGKRSDGSVSYVDGANIAGFVKVADAMLAQGVV; encoded by the coding sequence ATGAAATACGAGTCCGCAGGCAGCTTCCTTTCCCACGTGGCCCACCGCAATCCGGGTCAGCCCGAATTCCTGCAGGCCGTCACTGAAGTCATGGAAAGCCTGTGGCCCTTCATCGCCCAGCACCCCCGCTATGCCGAGCATGGCCTGCTGGAGCGGCTCGTCGAGCCCGAGCGCATCGTGATGTTCCGCGTGTCGTGGGTGGACGACCATGGCACCGTGCAGGTCAACCGCGGCTACCGCATCCAGCACAGCATGGCGATCGGCCCCTACAAGGGCGGCCTGCGCTTTCACCCCTCGGTGAACCTGTCGGTGCTCAAGTTCCTGGCTTTCGAGCAGACCTTCAAGAACGCGCTGACCACGCTGCCCATGGGCGGCGGCAAGGGCGGCTCCGACTTCGACCCCAAGGGCAAGAGCTCCGGTGAAGTCATGCGTTTTTGCCAGGCCTTCGTCTCCGAGCTGTTCCGCCACGTCGGTGCCGACACCGACGTGCCGGCGGGCGACATCGGCGTGGGCGGCCGCGAGGTGGGCTTCATGGCGGGCATGATGAAGAAGCTCAGCAACCGGGCGGACTGCGTGTTCACCGGCAAGGGCCTGTCGTTCGGCGGATCGCTGATCCGCCCCGAGGCCACGGGCTATGGCACCGTGTATTTCGCGCAGGAGATGCTCAAATCCCGGGGCCGCTCGCTCGACGGCATGCGCGTCTCGGTCTCGGGATCGGGCAACGTGGCGCAGTACGCGGTCGAAAAGGCCCTGCAGCTGGGCGCCAAGGTGGTCACTGTGTCGGATTCGAGCGGCACCATCGTGGACGAGGACGGTTTCACCCCGCAGAAGCTGGCCGAGCTGATGGAGGTGAAGAACCACCTGTATGGCCGCGTGAGCGACTACGCAGCCCGCACGGGCTCCCGCTTCGAGGCCGGTGTGCGCCCCTGGCACGTGCCCGTAGACGTGGCCCTGCCCTGCGCCACGCAGAACGAGCTGGACGCCCAGGACGCCGCCACCCTGATCAGGAACGGCGTGGTCTGCGTGGCGGAAGGCGCCAACATGCCTTCCACCATCGATGCCGCCAAGGCCTTCGAGGCGGCAGGCGTGCTCTACGCCCCCGGCAAGGCCAGCAACGCCGGCGGCGTGGCGACCTCGGGCCTGGAAATGAGCCAGAACGCCGCCCGCCTGTCGTGGCCCCGCGAAGAGGTCGATGCGCGGCTGCTGCAGATCATGCAGGGCATCCATGCCGCGTGCCTGCACTATGGCAAGCGCAGCGACGGCAGCGTGAGCTACGTGGACGGCGCCAATATCGCGGGCTTCGTCAAGGTGGCCGACGCCATGCTGGCGCAGGGCGTGGTCTGA
- a CDS encoding serine hydrolase domain-containing protein, with protein MTTRLRSALALAALGTALAAQAQAPALPAPESVTLDKLGYMTTFPPEGAQRVDLSNSFKYPQMRWALQHLRELQPTHNIRRGGAAASALPADPKPLGGVVFDDDKGQPITVDQWLTRTYTDALVVVHKGRVVYERYDNQMKPYTPHLLFSVTKSFTGLMAAQLAHEGKIDPSALVTKYVPELADSAWGDMKVREVMDMTGAVRFREVYTDPATEIFGYSWSSGMLPRPPGYQGPTTVYDFLKTLKKEGEHGAGFVYRTVHSEVLGWIVSRATGKHWAELMSENIWQKLGMEEDAHVMVDSVGTPLQGAGLNATARDLARFGEMLRLGGSYNGQKIFDKAVIDDTAKGGDREKFKMGGMAFRPGYSYRNQWWVLHNADGAWEAAGIHGQFIHVNPAAEMVVVKLSSHPVAGAGFTHPLTLKAWAALAQAVRR; from the coding sequence ATGACCACCCGGCTGCGCAGTGCGCTGGCGCTGGCCGCCCTGGGCACCGCCCTGGCCGCCCAGGCGCAGGCCCCGGCCCTGCCCGCGCCAGAGAGCGTGACGCTGGACAAGCTGGGCTACATGACCACCTTCCCGCCCGAGGGCGCGCAGCGTGTGGACCTGAGCAATTCCTTCAAGTACCCCCAGATGCGCTGGGCGCTGCAGCACCTGCGCGAGCTGCAGCCCACGCACAACATCCGCCGGGGTGGGGCGGCTGCATCGGCCCTGCCTGCAGACCCCAAGCCCCTGGGCGGCGTGGTGTTTGATGACGACAAGGGGCAGCCCATCACGGTGGACCAGTGGCTCACCCGCACCTACACCGATGCGCTGGTGGTGGTGCACAAGGGCCGCGTGGTGTACGAGCGCTACGACAACCAGATGAAGCCGTACACGCCGCACCTGCTGTTCTCGGTCACCAAGTCGTTCACCGGCCTCATGGCCGCGCAACTGGCGCACGAGGGCAAGATCGACCCCAGCGCGCTGGTCACCAAATATGTGCCGGAGCTGGCCGACTCGGCCTGGGGCGACATGAAGGTGCGCGAGGTGATGGACATGACGGGCGCCGTGCGTTTCCGCGAGGTCTACACCGACCCCGCCACCGAGATCTTTGGCTACAGCTGGTCCAGCGGCATGCTGCCACGCCCGCCGGGCTACCAGGGGCCGACCACTGTGTATGACTTCCTGAAGACGCTCAAGAAGGAAGGCGAACACGGCGCGGGTTTTGTGTACCGCACCGTGCATTCCGAGGTGCTGGGCTGGATTGTTTCGCGCGCCACCGGCAAGCACTGGGCCGAGCTGATGAGCGAGAACATCTGGCAGAAGCTGGGCATGGAAGAAGACGCCCACGTGATGGTGGACAGCGTGGGCACGCCGCTGCAGGGCGCAGGGCTCAATGCCACGGCGCGCGACCTGGCGCGGTTTGGCGAAATGCTGCGCCTGGGCGGCAGCTACAACGGCCAAAAGATTTTTGACAAGGCCGTGATCGACGATACCGCCAAAGGCGGCGACCGCGAGAAGTTCAAGATGGGCGGCATGGCGTTTCGCCCCGGCTACAGCTACCGCAACCAGTGGTGGGTGCTGCACAACGCCGATGGCGCCTGGGAGGCCGCGGGCATCCACGGCCAGTTCATCCATGTGAACCCGGCTGCCGAGATGGTGGTGGTCAAGCTCTCGTCGCACCCGGTGGCGGGCGCGGGCTTCACCCACCCGCTCACGCTCAAGGCCTGGGCGGCACTGGCGCAGGCGGTGCGGCGCTGA
- a CDS encoding glycine zipper 2TM domain-containing protein, whose product MKIRHILLATTCTAALALGGCASNPTSAQVGTGVGAVVGGVAGNAVFGGPAGTIGGAAAGALIGHEIGEDRDQRRPYRR is encoded by the coding sequence ATGAAAATCCGTCACATCCTTCTTGCGACCACCTGTACCGCAGCCCTGGCACTGGGTGGTTGCGCTTCGAACCCCACCAGCGCACAGGTGGGCACCGGCGTGGGCGCCGTGGTCGGTGGTGTCGCCGGCAATGCCGTCTTCGGGGGCCCCGCAGGCACGATTGGCGGTGCCGCCGCCGGCGCCCTGATCGGCCATGAGATCGGCGAGGACCGCGATCAGCGCCGGCCTTATCGCCGCTGA
- a CDS encoding multidrug effflux MFS transporter: protein MSAPSATAVPTAASASIQPGLAILVLALLLSIQPVTTDLYLPALPALTRSLGAPMAAAQLTLSGLLLAFGCSQMVWGPLSDRFGRRPILLAGLGIYTLASLGSAFAPTMALLIVWRIAQGAAMGAVVMCARAIVRDLYTPLDGARAMSKALTGLGIVACICAPMGGLLSEWLGWRAALLALTVYAVVTLALVALRMPETLARRNPQALQPRVLLGTWMQVMRHPTFWAFSLQTTATYGGLFTFLAASSFVYIDVLGLTRTQYGWTMASACLAYFGGTFLCRSLLARFGLQRTVAIAGALSISGGTLMALVAHLGWHQPWALTLPFYLFMLGHGIHQPCGQSGAVGPFPQAAGVASALNGFMMMLAAFAIGGWLGARLDGTVWPLVNGIWFWSAALALISWTLVQKFGARA from the coding sequence ATGTCTGCCCCCTCCGCCACCGCCGTGCCCACGGCTGCTTCCGCCTCCATCCAGCCCGGCCTGGCCATCCTGGTGCTCGCGCTGCTGCTCTCCATCCAGCCCGTCACCACCGACCTGTACCTGCCCGCCCTGCCCGCCCTCACGCGCAGCCTGGGCGCACCCATGGCGGCCGCGCAGCTCACGCTCAGCGGCCTGCTGCTGGCGTTTGGCTGCTCGCAGATGGTATGGGGGCCGCTGTCGGACCGCTTCGGACGCAGGCCCATCCTGCTGGCGGGGCTCGGCATCTACACCCTGGCTTCGCTGGGCAGCGCATTTGCACCCACCATGGCGCTGCTCATTGTGTGGCGCATCGCCCAGGGCGCCGCGATGGGCGCGGTGGTGATGTGCGCGCGGGCCATCGTGCGCGACCTGTACACGCCGCTCGACGGCGCGCGCGCCATGTCCAAGGCGCTCACGGGGCTGGGCATCGTGGCCTGCATCTGCGCGCCCATGGGCGGGCTGCTCAGCGAATGGCTGGGCTGGCGCGCGGCGCTGCTGGCGCTCACGGTGTATGCCGTCGTCACGCTGGCCCTGGTGGCGCTGCGCATGCCCGAGACCCTGGCGCGGCGCAACCCGCAGGCACTGCAGCCGCGCGTGCTGCTGGGCACCTGGATGCAGGTGATGCGCCACCCCACCTTCTGGGCGTTCTCGCTGCAGACCACGGCCACCTACGGCGGCCTGTTCACCTTCCTGGCAGCCTCTTCGTTCGTTTATATCGACGTGCTGGGCCTCACCCGCACGCAGTACGGCTGGACCATGGCGTCTGCCTGCCTGGCCTACTTTGGCGGCACCTTCCTGTGCCGCAGCCTGCTGGCCCGCTTCGGCCTGCAGCGCACGGTGGCCATCGCGGGGGCACTGAGCATCAGCGGCGGTACGCTGATGGCGCTGGTGGCGCACCTGGGCTGGCACCAGCCCTGGGCGCTGACCTTGCCCTTCTATCTCTTCATGCTGGGCCACGGCATCCACCAGCCCTGCGGGCAAAGCGGCGCTGTCGGCCCGTTTCCGCAGGCGGCGGGCGTGGCGTCGGCGCTCAATGGTTTCATGATGATGCTGGCCGCCTTTGCCATCGGCGGCTGGCTGGGCGCGCGCCTGGACGGCACCGTGTGGCCCCTCGTCAACGGCATCTGGTTCTGGTCGGCCGCGCTGGCGCTCATCTCGTGGACGCTGGTGCAGAAGTTCGGAGCCCGCGCGTGA
- a CDS encoding DedA family protein, whose product MELVTFLIDFILHVDKYLEAFVQAYGMWVYALLFAIVFVETGLVVMPFLPGDSLLFIVGALCGAGMMSFPLACAVLLAAAILGDQCNYSLGRYFGPKVFQWENSRWFNRHAFNQAHDFYERYGGITIVIARFMPFIRTFAPFVAGVAEMGRAKFTAFNVGGALLWVLGICSAGYFFGNFAWVKENLDKIIWAMIFIPGLIAIFGAWRAGRQARTAP is encoded by the coding sequence ATGGAACTTGTCACTTTTCTCATCGACTTCATCCTGCACGTGGACAAGTACCTGGAGGCCTTCGTACAGGCCTACGGCATGTGGGTGTACGCCCTGCTGTTCGCCATCGTGTTCGTCGAGACAGGGCTGGTGGTGATGCCGTTCCTGCCGGGCGATTCGCTGCTGTTCATCGTGGGCGCGCTGTGCGGCGCGGGGATGATGAGCTTTCCGCTGGCCTGCGCGGTGCTGCTGGCGGCGGCCATCCTGGGCGACCAGTGCAACTACTCGCTGGGCCGCTATTTCGGGCCCAAGGTGTTCCAGTGGGAAAACTCGCGCTGGTTCAACCGCCATGCGTTCAACCAGGCGCATGACTTTTACGAGCGCTATGGCGGCATCACCATCGTGATCGCTCGCTTCATGCCCTTCATCCGCACCTTCGCGCCGTTCGTGGCGGGTGTGGCGGAGATGGGCCGCGCCAAGTTCACCGCGTTCAACGTGGGGGGCGCGCTCCTGTGGGTCCTGGGCATCTGCTCGGCGGGGTATTTCTTTGGCAACTTTGCCTGGGTCAAGGAGAACCTGGACAAGATCATCTGGGCCATGATCTTCATCCCCGGCCTGATCGCCATCTTTGGTGCCTGGCGCGCCGGGCGGCAGGCCAGGACCGCACCTTGA
- a CDS encoding phosphotransferase enzyme family protein yields MMAFDAQSIAQTTPTGDAIARAVAAGWALGPVEHCVLLRRGFNQVYEVRFASGQHAIARLCAERPRGAPNIAYETALLTHLRRGGIPVAAPLPAADGSFSVALALPEGGRALLLFDFLAGDPPGESLVDIEATGRGLARMHNAAQGYHGPPSRYTLDLSLLLDASLERMLAAPTVDAALGREFAALAGGLRQRFAAWPDLTRVHCHGDCHGSNNFMSDGPGQGDESSRVAAFFDFDDAGPGLLAYELSVFLWVLLPRSLETPLSAALRERWQRYLAGYTGVRPVPPQDLAAIAPCLAVRQFWVMGEYAGRIPVWGTQAMPTHWLRKQIPLMQAWMDLPTAEGLVAAAPAVAAPAAQAH; encoded by the coding sequence ATGATGGCCTTCGACGCCCAGTCCATCGCACAAACCACCCCCACGGGCGACGCCATTGCCCGGGCCGTGGCGGCCGGCTGGGCGCTCGGTCCCGTGGAGCACTGCGTGCTGCTGCGGCGCGGCTTCAACCAGGTGTACGAAGTGCGCTTTGCCAGCGGCCAGCACGCCATCGCACGCCTGTGCGCCGAGAGGCCGCGCGGCGCGCCGAACATCGCCTACGAGACCGCCCTGCTCACGCACCTGCGGCGCGGGGGTATCCCGGTCGCCGCCCCGCTGCCGGCGGCCGATGGAAGCTTCAGCGTGGCGCTCGCCCTGCCAGAGGGTGGCCGCGCGCTGCTCCTGTTCGACTTTCTGGCGGGAGATCCCCCCGGCGAGTCGCTGGTGGACATCGAGGCCACCGGCCGGGGGCTGGCCCGGATGCACAACGCCGCACAGGGCTACCACGGCCCGCCAAGCCGCTACACGCTGGACCTCTCCCTGCTGCTCGACGCATCGCTGGAACGCATGCTCGCCGCCCCCACGGTGGACGCGGCGCTGGGACGCGAGTTTGCCGCGCTGGCCGGCGGGCTGCGCCAGCGCTTTGCCGCATGGCCCGACCTCACCCGCGTGCACTGCCACGGCGACTGCCATGGCAGCAACAACTTCATGAGCGACGGACCCGGGCAGGGAGACGAAAGCAGCCGCGTGGCAGCCTTCTTCGACTTCGACGATGCGGGCCCGGGCCTGCTGGCCTACGAGCTGAGCGTGTTCCTGTGGGTGCTGCTGCCGCGCAGCCTGGAAACACCCCTGTCCGCCGCCCTGCGGGAACGCTGGCAGCGCTACCTGGCGGGCTACACCGGCGTGCGCCCCGTACCGCCGCAGGATCTGGCGGCCATTGCGCCCTGCCTGGCGGTGCGCCAGTTCTGGGTGATGGGCGAATACGCGGGCCGTATCCCCGTGTGGGGCACCCAGGCCATGCCCACCCACTGGCTGCGCAAGCAGATCCCGCTGATGCAGGCATGGATGGACCTGCCGACCGCCGAGGGGCTGGTGGCCGCGGCACCGGCCGTGGCCGCGCCCGCCGCACAGGCGCATTGA
- the mutL gene encoding DNA mismatch repair endonuclease MutL — translation MNDTTPLLAAAQPATTPIATARRPIRDLPDELISQIAAGEVVERPASVVRELVDNALDAGATQVTVRLSAGGVRLITVEDDGGGIPQAELPVALRRHATSKITSLNDLETVATMGFRGEALAAIASVSEMALLSRPAAQPNAFLLDARSGELRPAARSTGTTVEVKELFFSTPARRKFLKTDATELAHCIESVRRHALARPDVGFAIWHEGKLVEQWRATFVPGQGDAQDALARRLSDVLGEDFVTQSVAVQHRVGPVTVTGRAGLPDAARSRPDHQYCYVNGRFVRDKVLTHAARSAYEDVLHGHKQPIYALYVEIDPARVDVNVHPTKIEVRFRDSREVHQAVRHAVENALAAPRAAALAAVAAAAAGAAAPDAGATAQGPTEDFRPNQPPALQWQAQSAIKFEERGHHVADLQALWGPRRETGPMGHGAPAAVLPTAAPSQPLPGTADAPHGNGPAAAPAGGAVPGAPSVPPAAARGPAGSETTWPLGRAVAQLHGVYILAENAQGMVIVDMHAAHERIVYERLKAQVDGDARIASQPLLIPATFAATPEEVATAEASAEVLVMLGMEVVPFSPKTLAVRAVPTTLAQGDPVELARSVLAELAAHDATTVVQRARNEILGTMACHGAVRANRRLTIDEMNALLRQMETTDRSDQCNHGRPTWRQLSMKELDALFLRGR, via the coding sequence GTGAACGACACCACTCCCCTCCTCGCGGCGGCGCAGCCCGCCACCACCCCCATCGCCACGGCCCGGCGCCCCATCCGCGACCTGCCCGATGAGCTCATCAGCCAGATCGCCGCCGGCGAGGTGGTCGAGCGCCCCGCTTCCGTGGTGCGCGAACTGGTGGACAACGCGCTGGACGCGGGCGCCACCCAGGTCACCGTGCGCCTGTCGGCTGGCGGCGTGCGCCTGATCACCGTGGAAGACGACGGCGGGGGCATTCCACAGGCAGAATTGCCCGTGGCGCTGCGCCGCCATGCCACCAGCAAGATCACCAGCCTGAACGACCTGGAGACCGTGGCCACCATGGGCTTTCGGGGCGAGGCGCTGGCCGCCATTGCCTCGGTGTCGGAGATGGCCCTGCTCTCGCGCCCGGCGGCGCAACCCAATGCCTTCCTGCTGGACGCACGCAGCGGCGAGCTGCGCCCGGCCGCGCGCAGCACCGGCACCACGGTGGAGGTGAAGGAGCTGTTCTTCTCCACCCCCGCGCGCCGCAAGTTCCTGAAGACCGACGCCACCGAACTCGCGCACTGCATCGAATCGGTGCGGCGCCATGCGCTCGCGCGGCCGGATGTGGGCTTTGCCATCTGGCACGAAGGCAAGCTGGTGGAGCAGTGGCGCGCCACCTTCGTGCCCGGACAGGGGGATGCCCAGGACGCGCTGGCCCGCCGCCTGTCCGACGTGCTGGGCGAGGACTTCGTCACGCAATCCGTGGCCGTGCAGCACCGCGTGGGCCCCGTCACCGTCACCGGCCGCGCGGGCCTGCCCGACGCCGCCCGCTCGCGCCCCGACCACCAGTACTGCTACGTGAACGGCCGCTTCGTGCGCGACAAGGTACTCACCCATGCCGCCCGCAGCGCGTACGAAGATGTGCTGCACGGCCACAAGCAGCCCATCTATGCGCTGTATGTCGAGATCGACCCGGCCCGCGTGGACGTGAACGTGCACCCCACCAAGATCGAGGTGCGCTTTCGGGACAGCCGCGAGGTGCACCAGGCCGTGCGCCATGCCGTGGAAAACGCGCTGGCCGCACCGCGCGCCGCCGCGCTCGCGGCCGTCGCTGCGGCTGCTGCGGGGGCAGCCGCGCCAGACGCGGGCGCCACGGCGCAGGGCCCCACCGAGGACTTCAGGCCCAATCAGCCTCCAGCCCTTCAGTGGCAAGCGCAGTCAGCTATCAAATTTGAAGAACGCGGCCACCACGTGGCGGACCTGCAGGCGCTGTGGGGCCCCAGGAGGGAGACCGGGCCCATGGGCCATGGCGCGCCAGCCGCCGTGTTGCCCACCGCGGCGCCATCGCAGCCCCTGCCGGGCACGGCCGATGCCCCGCACGGCAACGGCCCTGCGGCCGCCCCCGCCGGCGGCGCGGTGCCCGGCGCCCCTTCCGTGCCGCCAGCGGCCGCCCGCGGGCCAGCCGGCAGCGAGACCACCTGGCCCCTGGGCCGCGCGGTGGCCCAGCTGCATGGCGTGTACATCCTGGCCGAGAACGCCCAGGGCATGGTCATCGTGGACATGCACGCCGCCCACGAGCGCATCGTCTACGAGCGCCTCAAGGCCCAGGTGGATGGCGACGCCCGCATCGCCAGCCAGCCGCTGCTGATCCCGGCCACCTTCGCCGCCACGCCCGAGGAAGTGGCCACGGCCGAGGCATCCGCCGAGGTGCTGGTCATGCTGGGCATGGAAGTGGTGCCCTTCTCGCCCAAGACGCTGGCCGTGCGCGCCGTGCCCACCACCCTGGCCCAGGGCGACCCGGTGGAACTGGCCCGCAGCGTGCTGGCCGAACTGGCCGCGCACGACGCCACCACCGTGGTGCAGCGCGCCCGCAACGAGATCCTGGGCACCATGGCCTGCCACGGCGCCGTGCGCGCCAACCGCAGGCTCACCATCGACGAGATGAACGCCCTGCTGCGGCAGATGGAAACCACGGACCGGTCGGACCAGTGCAACCACGGGCGGCCCACCTGGCGGCAGCTGAGCATGAAGGAACTGGACGCGCTGTTTCTGCGCGGGCGCTAG
- a CDS encoding alpha/beta hydrolase translates to MKRTPLLISLALAIAVSAGCATLDAKQREWIFQPSDRSWGGPQSTEDMQDVWIDFQSEATGQPGRLHGLWLAHARADAPVMLYLHGARWNVAGSSGRMRRMQELGFSVLAIDYRGFGQSSAALPSEVTAGEDARAAWDWLARQAPGTPRYIFGHSLGGAIAIDLARQVPDEQGTIVEGTFTSIPEVVSTFKWGWLPVSALITQRFESVRKVSEIGSPLLVVHGSEDSLILPSLGRKLYEAAAEPKRFVLVEGGSHHTTNAVGQGLYREAMVALFKLK, encoded by the coding sequence ATGAAACGCACCCCCCTCCTGATCTCCCTGGCGCTGGCCATCGCCGTCTCGGCGGGCTGCGCCACCCTCGACGCCAAGCAGCGCGAGTGGATCTTCCAGCCCAGCGACCGCAGCTGGGGCGGCCCCCAGTCCACCGAGGACATGCAGGACGTGTGGATCGATTTCCAGTCCGAGGCCACCGGCCAGCCTGGCCGGCTGCACGGCCTGTGGCTGGCGCATGCGCGCGCGGACGCCCCCGTGATGCTGTACCTGCACGGGGCGCGCTGGAACGTGGCGGGCTCTTCCGGCCGCATGCGCCGCATGCAGGAACTGGGGTTCTCGGTGCTCGCCATCGACTACCGAGGGTTCGGTCAGAGCAGCGCCGCGCTGCCTTCCGAGGTCACGGCCGGCGAGGACGCCCGCGCCGCCTGGGACTGGCTCGCCCGCCAGGCGCCGGGGACGCCGCGCTACATCTTCGGGCACTCGCTGGGCGGGGCCATCGCCATCGACCTGGCCCGCCAGGTCCCCGACGAGCAGGGCACCATCGTCGAAGGCACGTTCACGAGCATCCCCGAGGTGGTCAGCACCTTCAAATGGGGGTGGCTGCCCGTGTCGGCCCTCATCACCCAGCGTTTCGAATCCGTGCGCAAGGTCTCCGAAATCGGCTCGCCCCTGCTCGTGGTGCATGGCAGCGAAGACAGCCTCATCCTGCCCAGCCTGGGCCGCAAGCTGTACGAGGCGGCGGCCGAGCCCAAGCGGTTTGTGCTGGTGGAGGGTGGTTCGCACCACACCACCAACGCCGTGGGCCAGGGCCTCTACCGCGAGGCCATGGTGGCTCTCTTCAAGCTGAAGTAA